One Magnetococcus sp. PR-3 genomic region harbors:
- the xseB gene encoding exodeoxyribonuclease VII small subunit, producing MSGDKKQGFEASLERLETLVGDLERGELPLEEALSAYEEGMKLAKQCQKRLDSAEKRIEKIATPALSDEEA from the coding sequence ATGAGCGGTGACAAAAAACAAGGTTTTGAAGCCTCCTTGGAACGACTGGAAACATTGGTCGGCGACCTTGAGCGGGGCGAGCTCCCCTTAGAAGAGGCTTTATCGGCCTATGAAGAGGGTATGAAACTGGCCAAACAGTGCCAAAAGCGGCTAGACAGTGCCGAAAAACGTATTGAGAAAATCGCCACCCCCGCCCTGAGTGACGAGGAGGCTTAA